One Nostoc sp. UHCC 0302 DNA window includes the following coding sequences:
- a CDS encoding DUF5331 domain-containing protein translates to MNIQELRQSLKLKWLSYYEQNSSWLDKIQIWATYDGVRRPSSGLIVTTLSVLEPQFEQLLPFLLELNNNPDKIVAALGLNFNPGEELRLIKSEHSTVANQVESESTQDKSFQKELVPSVAIATQVTRQSAVKTLDTPKLAYQPVSSLTATAEVSDTPKPGLLVAVATKTSPGYPQKMPNSTKPDSGLVHQNKPVRSLVINTDVKSNGNNMRLALPLSFGRLPMGASLVITTQVNSKAKTVPSSVLTSEISREHKPLNTQPQDIKSKVKLSHSTNARSLASWVDEFCQGTKGEREDNIFI, encoded by the coding sequence ATGAATATCCAGGAGCTGCGTCAATCCTTGAAACTGAAGTGGCTGAGTTACTATGAGCAAAATAGTTCTTGGCTTGACAAAATCCAAATTTGGGCTACTTACGATGGAGTGCGGCGTCCTTCGTCTGGTTTAATTGTGACAACGCTGTCTGTTTTAGAGCCGCAGTTTGAGCAGCTACTTCCTTTTCTCCTGGAGCTAAATAACAATCCAGATAAGATAGTCGCAGCTTTAGGCCTCAACTTTAATCCTGGTGAAGAGTTACGTTTAATCAAATCAGAGCATTCTACTGTTGCAAACCAAGTAGAAAGCGAGTCTACACAAGATAAAAGTTTTCAGAAGGAACTTGTACCATCAGTCGCGATTGCAACTCAGGTAACTCGCCAGTCTGCTGTCAAGACGCTAGACACTCCAAAGTTAGCTTACCAACCTGTGTCATCATTAACAGCTACTGCTGAAGTTAGTGACACACCCAAACCAGGGCTATTGGTAGCAGTTGCGACTAAGACTTCTCCTGGGTATCCTCAAAAGATGCCAAATTCCACCAAGCCAGACTCTGGTTTAGTCCACCAAAACAAACCAGTCAGGTCGTTGGTAATTAATACTGACGTTAAGAGTAACGGTAATAATATGCGATTGGCTTTACCACTATCCTTTGGGCGGTTACCTATGGGAGCATCACTGGTTATTACTACTCAAGTTAATAGCAAAGCCAAGACAGTCCCATCATCAGTATTAACTAGTGAGATTTCCCGCGAACACAAACCTTTAAACACCCAACCCCAGGACATTAAGAGCAAAGTAAAGTTATCACATAGCACTAATGCCCGCAGTTTAGCTTCTTGGGTGGATGAATTTTGTCAGGGTACTAAAGGAGAGCGAGAGGACAATATTTTTATTTAA
- a CDS encoding folate-binding protein, whose product MPTSTLDGKDAAAIQAATDGVAVCDRSHWGRIKVSGDDRLRFLHNQSTSDFQILKPGQGCDTVFVTSTARTIDLVTAYVREDAVILLVSPNRCQFLMEWLDKYIFFADKVELSDITTYTNTFSLIGPGSDAVIEKLGASELIGQPYGNHQVYTIAPAEGVRIAVGSGLASPGYTLTFPYTDKATVWNKILEAGAVEMSDRAWDVLRILQGRPAPDAELTDDYNPLEVGLWQTISLSKGCYIGQETIARLNTYKGVKQYLWGIKLNDYAEVGSAIAIGEEKVGKLTSFTETADGYFGLGYIRTKAGGVGLKVQVGETEGEIVEIPFVSHEYP is encoded by the coding sequence ATGCCAACATCTACACTTGACGGTAAAGACGCAGCAGCAATCCAAGCCGCAACAGATGGGGTTGCTGTATGCGATCGCTCCCATTGGGGACGCATCAAAGTCTCTGGCGATGATCGACTCCGCTTCTTACACAACCAAAGTACTAGTGATTTCCAAATACTTAAGCCAGGACAAGGATGCGATACGGTTTTCGTCACTTCTACAGCTAGGACAATTGACTTAGTAACCGCTTACGTAAGAGAAGACGCGGTAATCCTGTTAGTCTCACCCAACCGCTGCCAATTTTTGATGGAATGGCTGGATAAATATATTTTCTTCGCCGACAAGGTGGAATTATCTGACATTACTACTTACACCAACACCTTCAGTCTCATAGGGCCAGGAAGCGATGCAGTGATAGAAAAGTTGGGTGCTAGTGAACTAATCGGACAGCCTTACGGTAATCACCAAGTATACACAATTGCTCCTGCTGAGGGTGTGCGGATTGCTGTGGGTAGTGGGTTAGCTTCTCCTGGATACACCTTGACTTTTCCTTATACTGACAAAGCAACAGTCTGGAACAAAATTTTAGAGGCTGGGGCAGTCGAGATGAGCGATCGCGCTTGGGATGTGTTGCGAATTTTACAAGGACGCCCCGCCCCAGATGCCGAACTGACAGATGATTACAATCCCCTGGAAGTAGGTTTGTGGCAGACTATTTCTTTGAGCAAAGGCTGTTATATCGGGCAAGAAACTATTGCTAGATTAAACACATATAAAGGTGTAAAACAATACCTTTGGGGAATTAAACTAAATGATTATGCGGAAGTAGGAAGTGCGATCGCGATCGGAGAGGAAAAAGTTGGCAAACTTACCAGTTTTACAGAAACTGCTGATGGCTACTTTGGACTGGGTTATATCCGCACTAAAGCTGGTGGCGTTGGTTTGAAAGTCCAAGTAGGAGAAACAGAGGGAGAAATAGTAGAAATTCCCTTTGTTTCTCATGAATACCCCTAA
- a CDS encoding peroxiredoxin, producing MALRLGDTVPNFTQASTHGDINFYEWAGDSWVVLFSHPADFTPVCTTELGTVAKLKPEFDKRNVKAIALSVDNVESHKGWVGDIEETQSTSLNYPILADADRKVSDLYDMIHPNANAAVTVRSVFVIDPNKKLRLSFTYPPSTGRNFDELLRVIDSLQLTDNYSVATPADWKDGDDVVIVPSLKDPEVLKQKFPKGYEEVKPYLRITPQPNK from the coding sequence ATGGCTCTCCGTCTAGGTGATACAGTACCCAACTTTACGCAAGCCTCTACACACGGCGACATAAATTTTTACGAATGGGCAGGTGACAGCTGGGTTGTGCTGTTCTCTCACCCTGCTGATTTTACACCTGTTTGTACTACAGAGTTAGGCACAGTTGCCAAGCTAAAACCAGAATTTGACAAGCGCAACGTGAAAGCGATCGCTCTGAGCGTTGATAATGTAGAATCTCACAAGGGATGGGTGGGAGATATCGAAGAAACTCAAAGCACCTCCCTCAATTACCCAATTTTGGCAGACGCAGATCGTAAGGTTTCTGACCTTTATGACATGATCCATCCTAATGCCAATGCAGCTGTGACAGTGCGATCGGTTTTCGTTATTGACCCCAATAAAAAACTTCGTCTTAGTTTCACCTACCCTCCCAGCACTGGACGCAACTTTGACGAACTTTTGCGGGTGATTGATTCTTTACAACTGACTGATAATTACAGCGTCGCAACGCCAGCTGACTGGAAAGACGGCGATGATGTTGTAATCGTCCCCTCACTCAAAGATCCAGAAGTACTCAAACAGAAATTTCCCAAAGGCTATGAGGAAGTTAAACCCTACCTGCGGATAACTCCTCAGCCTAACAAGTAA
- the hpsP gene encoding hormogonium polysaccharide biosynthesis glycosyltransferase HpsP, with protein MKILQIVPSISLIYGGPSQMVLGLAPALKKEGVEVTILTTDSNGDTGQKPLDVPLNHPIKQDGYEIIYFRCAPFRRYKFSLDLLRWLKRHAHEFDIAHIHALFSPISSAAAIVCRQQNLPYILRPLGTLDPADLRKKKQLKRLYVALLERQNLAGAAAIHFTSYQEAKISERFGVSTSDLVIPLGVKEHGGRGRGGEKKNIVRQQFNISADIPLVLFMSRIDPKKGLNLLIPALEKLLVMGEKFHFILAGTNPQDPDYEQKIISQIHNSPLRSHTTITGFVTGELKVSLLQAADLFVLPSYYENFGIAVAEAMVAGTPVIISDQVHICQQVVDSQSGWVGATDVQALVELLQEALQNPAERQRRGLNAQQYALQHFSWDAIAKQTIQAYQEILTN; from the coding sequence TTGAAAATTCTGCAAATTGTCCCCTCAATTTCTCTGATTTATGGTGGCCCTAGTCAAATGGTATTAGGGCTAGCCCCAGCATTGAAAAAAGAGGGAGTAGAAGTTACAATTCTCACGACTGACAGTAATGGCGATACTGGGCAGAAACCTTTAGATGTTCCCTTAAATCACCCAATCAAACAAGATGGCTATGAAATAATTTACTTTCGTTGCGCCCCATTTAGACGTTACAAATTTTCGTTGGACTTATTACGGTGGCTAAAGCGTCATGCTCACGAGTTTGACATAGCACATATCCATGCTTTATTCTCCCCTATAAGTAGTGCTGCTGCAATTGTGTGCCGTCAGCAAAATCTACCTTACATTTTGCGTCCTTTGGGTACTCTCGATCCGGCTGATTTACGCAAGAAAAAACAATTAAAACGGCTTTATGTTGCTCTTTTAGAACGTCAAAATTTAGCTGGTGCAGCAGCAATTCACTTTACCAGCTATCAAGAAGCCAAAATATCAGAAAGATTTGGAGTATCAACCTCAGATTTGGTAATTCCCTTGGGGGTTAAAGAACATGGGGGGAGAGGAAGAGGGGGAGAGAAGAAAAATATTGTGCGTCAGCAATTCAATATTTCGGCTGATATTCCTTTGGTGCTGTTTATGTCGCGAATTGACCCGAAAAAAGGGTTGAATCTGTTGATTCCAGCGCTAGAAAAGCTATTAGTAATGGGTGAAAAATTTCACTTTATTTTAGCTGGGACAAATCCCCAAGATCCAGATTATGAACAAAAAATAATATCGCAGATACACAATTCACCATTGCGATCGCACACTACAATCACTGGCTTTGTGACTGGTGAATTAAAAGTTAGTTTACTGCAAGCTGCTGATTTATTTGTCTTGCCTTCTTACTATGAAAATTTTGGGATTGCTGTAGCTGAAGCAATGGTAGCAGGAACACCTGTAATCATTTCCGACCAAGTGCATATTTGCCAGCAGGTGGTTGATAGTCAATCGGGCTGGGTGGGTGCAACAGATGTACAAGCACTTGTAGAGTTACTACAAGAAGCTTTGCAAAATCCCGCCGAACGTCAACGTAGAGGATTAAACGCCCAACAATACGCATTACAGCATTTTAGTTGGGATGCGATCGCTAAGCAAACAATCCAAGCTTACCAGGAAATTTTGACAAACTAA
- the hpsO gene encoding hormogonium polysaccharide biosynthesis glycosyltransferase HpsO, with protein sequence MKILVASHTYIVDLNCEKLRQLSQLEPEVEVTVIVPKRWKPGGVQNKIIETEYRDEGRFKIVPISNFSQNHQGLLTFGADLISLLREFRPQVIQVEQGSRGLSYTQTIVLNQLLGLKAKNVFFTWWNLPYELKLPIALLEKYNLNHSHGIISGNQDGADILRQRGYQGPIKVMPQLGVDEKLFTPKFQPDLATKLGIEEGSFVVGFVGRFVQEKGLLTLLQALVTLKNKPWKLLLLGRGELQAELIKIAAKNNIQERLILVESVSHDEVANYINLMSTLVLPSETTYKFKTLTSAGWKEQFGHVLIEAMACQVPVIGSNSGEIPHVIGDAGLVFPEGDFQALANCLVQLMEKPELAQSLGEMGYQKAIVKYTNKALAKQQLEFYRELIISH encoded by the coding sequence ATGAAAATTTTAGTTGCTAGCCACACTTATATTGTAGACCTCAACTGTGAAAAATTACGCCAATTATCTCAACTAGAGCCGGAAGTTGAAGTCACAGTCATAGTTCCAAAGCGCTGGAAACCAGGTGGTGTACAAAATAAAATTATTGAAACTGAATACCGCGATGAAGGCAGATTTAAAATTGTTCCAATATCTAATTTTAGTCAAAATCATCAGGGACTTCTCACTTTTGGTGCTGATTTAATATCTTTGTTGCGGGAATTTCGCCCTCAAGTTATTCAGGTAGAGCAAGGCTCTAGAGGCTTATCTTATACTCAAACGATTGTCTTAAATCAGTTATTAGGACTAAAAGCAAAAAATGTTTTCTTCACTTGGTGGAATCTACCTTATGAACTGAAATTACCAATTGCTTTACTAGAAAAGTATAACCTCAACCATAGCCACGGCATCATTTCTGGTAACCAAGATGGAGCAGATATTTTAAGACAGCGGGGATATCAAGGCCCAATTAAAGTCATGCCGCAACTTGGTGTGGATGAAAAGCTATTTACTCCCAAATTCCAACCAGATTTAGCTACTAAATTGGGTATTGAAGAAGGAAGTTTTGTGGTAGGTTTTGTGGGACGCTTTGTGCAAGAAAAGGGTTTATTAACTCTTTTGCAAGCATTAGTTACATTAAAAAATAAACCTTGGAAGCTACTGTTGCTAGGGCGCGGAGAATTACAAGCAGAATTAATTAAAATTGCTGCAAAAAATAACATTCAAGAACGATTAATTTTGGTAGAAAGTGTTTCCCATGATGAAGTTGCTAATTATATAAACTTAATGAGTACTTTAGTACTCCCTTCTGAAACAACTTACAAATTTAAAACCTTAACTTCTGCTGGCTGGAAAGAGCAATTTGGTCATGTGTTAATTGAGGCTATGGCTTGCCAAGTACCTGTTATAGGTTCTAATTCTGGTGAGATTCCTCATGTAATTGGTGATGCTGGTTTAGTTTTTCCTGAAGGTGATTTCCAAGCTTTAGCTAATTGTTTAGTTCAATTAATGGAAAAACCTGAGCTAGCCCAGAGTCTTGGTGAGATGGGTTATCAAAAAGCAATAGTTAAATATACAAATAAAGCTTTAGCTAAACAACAATTAGAGTTTTATAGAGAACTTATTATTAGTCATTAG
- the hpsN gene encoding hormogonium polysaccharide biosynthesis glycosyltransferase HpsN, with protein MNNCPLISVVIPTYSREEPLRDSIVDVLKQDYPNFEVLVVDQTDKHQPETQAYLEEQAAAGKIKWLRLGWASLPGARNYAVRRSLGEIILFIDDDVQLTPGFLAAHVKNYLQNPEVGAVAGRVFDRMKLGDSGGEMQIEYLPPQAMDPGIAWYHIDLVHTTKPQQVLTARGCNMSFRREIFTKHGLRFDERFCGSAVREESDFCLRVRQTGYKIWYDPEAHLVHLGEETGGCHDISMRSLKYQITFYHNHFLMGLKNLTVTQALRLYARLFDCHVLGRPPCHKSGSPIKIATRSVFYTLGFLKALGTVIQAIWNDGQIYSRLDKQV; from the coding sequence ATGAACAATTGTCCTTTGATTTCCGTAGTGATTCCAACCTACAGCCGAGAGGAACCACTACGGGATAGTATTGTAGATGTCCTCAAACAGGACTATCCGAACTTTGAAGTTTTGGTAGTAGATCAAACAGACAAACACCAACCAGAAACTCAAGCGTACTTAGAAGAACAGGCGGCAGCAGGTAAAATTAAATGGTTGCGCTTAGGTTGGGCAAGTTTGCCAGGAGCGCGAAATTATGCTGTGCGGCGATCGCTTGGTGAAATAATACTGTTTATTGATGATGATGTTCAGTTAACACCTGGATTTTTGGCAGCTCATGTGAAGAACTATTTGCAAAACCCAGAGGTGGGGGCTGTTGCTGGGCGAGTCTTTGACAGAATGAAATTAGGTGATTCTGGAGGAGAGATGCAGATTGAATATCTACCTCCCCAAGCTATGGATCCTGGAATTGCTTGGTATCATATTGATTTAGTACACACAACTAAACCCCAGCAAGTATTAACAGCTAGGGGTTGCAATATGTCTTTTCGCCGCGAAATTTTTACTAAGCACGGACTGAGGTTTGATGAGAGGTTTTGCGGTAGTGCAGTGCGGGAAGAATCAGATTTTTGTTTGCGAGTGCGGCAAACGGGATATAAAATTTGGTACGACCCAGAAGCCCATTTAGTGCATTTAGGCGAAGAAACTGGAGGTTGCCATGATATTAGTATGCGATCGCTCAAATATCAAATAACCTTCTACCACAATCATTTCTTAATGGGGCTAAAAAACCTCACTGTTACCCAAGCTTTACGCCTATACGCCCGTTTATTTGACTGTCACGTTTTAGGACGCCCACCTTGCCATAAAAGCGGTTCTCCCATCAAAATCGCTACTCGCTCCGTTTTCTACACTTTGGGTTTTCTTAAAGCCTTGGGTACTGTCATCCAAGCAATATGGAATGATGGGCAAATTTATAGTCGCCTTGATAAACAAGTTTAG
- a CDS encoding glycosyltransferase family 4 protein: MVKVIIGGQQHLSIPNLPRNSQHTLIRPKPFPAGRYPIEKVWYPLGSFIPWQPLWGRYQTIHSFNRILYTNKPWFLTFEDHRVLYRNPQNKQEARIYDLLNNRLSLENCQKIIAISDYAKLRFGKRIEGWTLAEKVNNKLLVIHPNFPVRVSQPKIYQEHPSLQLVFVGNHFARKGGIVALRLAKKAEKLGLPITIHIISGLEYGSGVPTDFPDRTKYTEDLKLLNLSNIVFHKNIPNAKVLELFSQSHFQLMATLHDTYGYSIVEGFTVATPAITTNVCALPEFIRHGENGYILELPINEIKHWSNWLHGEKTKTDEYWDIVNSTYDYLADQALQQILHFLDRGDKREHYESLSAGALAQAQNVHNSEKQNDLLDNLYAAAV, from the coding sequence ATGGTAAAAGTTATCATAGGAGGTCAACAACACCTCAGCATTCCTAATCTACCTCGTAATTCTCAACATACACTTATCCGGCCTAAGCCTTTTCCTGCTGGCAGATATCCTATAGAAAAAGTTTGGTATCCTTTAGGCAGCTTTATTCCCTGGCAACCTTTGTGGGGAAGATACCAAACCATTCATTCTTTCAATAGAATTTTATATACAAATAAACCTTGGTTTCTCACATTTGAAGATCATCGTGTTCTATATAGAAATCCTCAAAATAAGCAAGAAGCTAGAATTTATGATTTATTAAATAATCGGTTATCACTAGAAAATTGCCAAAAAATTATAGCAATTTCAGATTATGCAAAACTAAGATTCGGCAAGCGGATAGAAGGATGGACACTTGCAGAGAAAGTTAATAATAAACTACTGGTAATACATCCTAACTTTCCTGTAAGAGTTAGCCAACCTAAAATTTATCAAGAACATCCAAGTTTACAGCTTGTCTTTGTTGGTAACCACTTTGCTAGAAAAGGTGGAATTGTTGCTTTAAGATTAGCAAAAAAAGCTGAAAAACTAGGTTTGCCTATCACTATACATATTATATCTGGGCTTGAATATGGTTCAGGAGTACCGACCGATTTTCCCGATCGCACCAAATATACAGAAGATTTAAAGTTACTTAATTTAAGTAACATTGTCTTCCATAAAAATATTCCGAATGCCAAAGTTCTTGAGTTATTCTCACAAAGTCATTTTCAATTAATGGCAACATTACATGATACTTACGGATATAGTATTGTCGAAGGTTTTACAGTTGCTACACCCGCGATTACAACGAATGTATGTGCATTACCAGAGTTTATTCGTCATGGGGAAAATGGATATATTTTAGAATTACCAATTAATGAAATTAAGCATTGGAGTAATTGGTTGCACGGAGAAAAAACTAAAACTGATGAATATTGGGATATTGTGAATAGCACTTATGACTATCTAGCAGATCAAGCATTACAGCAAATTTTACATTTTCTGGATAGAGGAGATAAAAGAGAACATTATGAATCCTTAAGTGCAGGAGCATTAGCTCAAGCCCAAAATGTACATAACTCCGAAAAACAAAATGATTTATTGGACAATCTTTATGCAGCAGCAGTATGA
- the hpsL gene encoding hormogonium polysaccharide biosynthesis protein HpsL codes for MPKFKSKSQKSKKQAEKETPTLSLKERLAQKRKTAQSRKELISLLTTATFGGLFVGIVLFFIAGFKAAAPSVLGIIVMSLSYKYPRIALYAFIIYVPVGGTITYYLGNSPILQLAKDSFYVPALIGLWQTCRKQGLPIIIPQGIKIPLYIVLACSLLTLVFVNGGQQFNPPSVGLLEKAPNEIPLGMGILGLKVLLGYVPLITCAYYLIRNKQDFLFLSRLQIVLTLICCVLGFIQYFFLLTGVCQGTRGLEGDALFRATLEARCYFGGALVYSPEEGVIRLPGTFVAPWQWAWFLIASTFFTFATGFTDPSIFWRLMGLGSLASVFINAVISGQRIALALVPTCFVILLLLTGQIANLKRFIPIGVGLAIILGIAMVTNPAIVQERTESFTSRWDASPPQDFIVQQFEENWKNVDGPLGTGLGRATNSARAMGSTKLVETYYPKVLYEVGIVGLLAFLGLVTSLTIIAFKTYRSIKNRNFRSYGAALWVFILFISYNTYYYPLDVDPVAVYYWFFAGVLFKLPVLDKQEKEDADPQNKNKKKPLKTI; via the coding sequence ATGCCAAAATTCAAGTCAAAATCTCAGAAATCAAAAAAGCAGGCTGAAAAAGAAACTCCTACTCTTAGCCTCAAAGAACGGTTAGCTCAAAAGCGCAAAACAGCCCAATCACGCAAAGAACTCATTAGTTTGCTTACCACCGCTACCTTTGGCGGTTTATTCGTTGGCATTGTGCTTTTTTTCATAGCTGGATTTAAAGCAGCAGCTCCTTCCGTCTTAGGGATAATCGTTATGTCCCTTTCCTATAAGTATCCGCGGATAGCGCTATATGCCTTCATCATTTATGTGCCTGTTGGCGGTACTATCACCTACTACTTGGGTAATAGCCCGATACTTCAATTAGCTAAAGACTCCTTTTATGTACCAGCGCTAATTGGGCTTTGGCAAACTTGCCGTAAGCAGGGGCTACCGATAATTATTCCCCAAGGCATTAAGATCCCACTGTATATTGTTTTGGCTTGCAGTCTGTTAACGCTCGTGTTTGTCAACGGAGGACAGCAGTTCAACCCGCCAAGCGTCGGACTTTTGGAAAAAGCACCCAACGAAATACCTTTAGGCATGGGTATTTTAGGACTGAAAGTACTTTTGGGCTACGTACCCTTAATTACTTGCGCTTACTATTTAATTCGCAATAAGCAGGATTTTCTATTTTTATCGCGCCTCCAGATTGTTCTCACACTAATTTGTTGTGTGCTGGGATTTATTCAATACTTTTTTTTACTAACTGGTGTATGTCAAGGTACTAGAGGTCTTGAAGGAGATGCCTTATTTAGAGCAACACTCGAAGCCCGATGTTATTTTGGTGGGGCGTTAGTATATAGCCCTGAAGAAGGGGTTATTCGCTTACCTGGAACCTTTGTAGCCCCTTGGCAGTGGGCATGGTTCTTAATTGCCAGCACCTTTTTTACCTTTGCTACAGGCTTCACTGATCCTTCTATATTTTGGCGGCTAATGGGTTTAGGTTCTTTGGCATCGGTATTTATCAATGCTGTCATCTCTGGACAGAGAATTGCCTTAGCCTTAGTACCAACCTGCTTCGTAATTTTACTACTGCTCACTGGTCAAATTGCCAACCTCAAACGATTTATCCCTATAGGAGTAGGACTGGCCATAATTCTGGGAATAGCGATGGTGACTAACCCTGCTATTGTCCAAGAAAGAACTGAGAGTTTTACCAGCCGCTGGGATGCTTCACCACCTCAAGATTTTATCGTCCAGCAATTTGAGGAAAACTGGAAAAACGTAGACGGGCCACTAGGAACTGGCTTAGGTCGAGCAACTAACTCTGCCCGTGCGATGGGTTCAACTAAATTGGTGGAAACCTATTACCCCAAAGTACTTTATGAAGTTGGAATAGTGGGATTGCTAGCCTTTTTGGGTTTAGTCACTAGTTTAACAATTATTGCCTTCAAAACATATCGTTCGATAAAAAACCGTAATTTCCGCAGTTACGGAGCTGCTTTATGGGTGTTTATATTGTTTATAAGTTACAACACTTACTACTACCCTCTGGATGTCGATCCAGTTGCTGTCTACTACTGGTTTTTTGCGGGAGTTCTTTTTAAATTGCCAGTCTTGGATAAACAAGAGAAGGAAGATGCTGACCCTCAGAACAAAAACAAGAAAAAACCTCTAAAAACAATTTAA